In one window of Acidobacteriota bacterium DNA:
- a CDS encoding ROK family protein → MDKMIIGVDVGGTKVAGGLVDRKGRLDKAITLPTKANEGFEISFGQVVAVIKRLINQVGGPDHVKGIGMCCPGPLNPRTGMVINPPNLPGWVNIPFAERVEKEFQIPARLENDANAAGLAEVLFGAAVGYTDVFYVTVSTGVGTGIIINKKVYHGKNGFAAEGGHVTIDHRSPYICGCGTPGDIEALAAGPAIVRRTIVKLEQEHTVSSLLRERSQNQLNRITPEMIQESAAEGDSVAKSMIEETGFFLGIWLASMITLLDPDAIVIGGGVSQIGKPLFDKIRETIPHYTINRQATNTPILSAKLQKDVGIFGAASLFLQEGEKAEKD, encoded by the coding sequence ATGGACAAGATGATCATCGGGGTCGATGTTGGCGGGACTAAAGTTGCCGGAGGTTTGGTCGACAGAAAGGGGCGCCTCGACAAAGCAATCACTCTCCCGACCAAGGCCAACGAAGGGTTCGAGATCAGCTTCGGCCAGGTTGTAGCCGTCATCAAGCGACTGATTAATCAGGTGGGCGGACCCGATCACGTTAAGGGAATAGGCATGTGTTGCCCCGGCCCTCTAAATCCGCGTACGGGCATGGTGATTAACCCACCCAATCTGCCTGGCTGGGTCAACATCCCCTTCGCCGAGCGCGTGGAAAAAGAATTCCAGATTCCTGCCCGCCTCGAAAACGACGCTAACGCTGCAGGACTGGCGGAGGTCTTGTTTGGCGCTGCGGTTGGGTATACCGATGTCTTCTACGTCACCGTTTCAACCGGCGTGGGAACCGGAATCATCATCAACAAGAAGGTCTATCACGGTAAGAATGGCTTCGCCGCAGAAGGCGGTCACGTCACCATTGACCACCGCAGTCCGTACATCTGCGGATGCGGGACTCCGGGCGACATTGAAGCTCTTGCAGCCGGTCCGGCCATCGTCCGGCGGACCATCGTGAAACTGGAGCAGGAGCACACAGTCTCGAGCCTCCTGCGCGAACGCAGCCAGAACCAGCTCAACCGAATTACGCCGGAGATGATTCAGGAGTCCGCTGCGGAGGGAGACAGTGTGGCCAAATCCATGATTGAAGAGACAGGTTTCTTCCTCGGTATATGGCTGGCATCGATGATCACTCTATTGGACCCCGACGCCATCGTAATCGGTGGAGGAGTCTCCCAAATCGGAAAGCCTCTCTTCGATAAGATTCGCGAAACTATTCCTCATTACACCATCAACCGCCAGGCAACAAATACGCCAATTTTATCCGCCAAACTACAAAAAGATGTGGGGATCTTTGGCGCCGCCAGCCTATTCCTGCAGGAAGGCGAAAAAGCTGAGAAGGATTAA
- a CDS encoding DUF2905 domain-containing protein, protein MNTGLPGDIGKALVILGGVLVVAGLFFMLGSRYSWLGLGHLPGDIRYKGKQTSFYFPLTTCIILSAAVTLILWLFSHFTRR, encoded by the coding sequence ATGAACACTGGTCTCCCTGGTGACATTGGAAAAGCGCTGGTAATTCTGGGTGGCGTGCTGGTCGTGGCAGGGCTGTTTTTCATGCTGGGGTCACGGTACTCATGGCTTGGACTTGGGCACCTTCCAGGAGACATACGCTACAAGGGCAAGCAGACAAGCTTCTATTTTCCGTTGACCACCTGCATCATTCTTAGCGCGGCGGTCACTCTCATCTTGTGGTTATTCTCACATTTTACGCGACGTTAA
- the xseA gene encoding exodeoxyribonuclease VII large subunit has translation MTQIPLDLVPERKLYTVAELSLAVKELLETGFPDVWVTGEVSNFRAAASGHYYFTLKDASAQLRAVCFRNQARYLKFRPEDGLAVIARGHLSVYEARGEYQLYVEYLEPAGMGALQLAFEQLKKKLATEGLFDESRKKPLPVLSRAIGIVTSPSGAAVRDILRVIKRRFPNMSVFLYPATVQGASAAGEIVAGIEYFNQHPLADVIIVGRGGGSLEDLWPFNEETVARAIVASKVPIISAVGHETDFTISDFVADLRAPTPSAAAELVVRRREDFIAEVANRVHHMSQDIRLRISESRSELTELRMHRALQQFPTRVQERSQRIDESVAEMERSLRSRIEAARRQFLELTARLFRFEPGRLLEIRWIQIQHRKSQLGRIESEMSMLIAERLHAGREAWMRAFSGVTRYDLHGTLLLKLASVHERGAELQGRIGRIITGHRHRVEHYQSLLEERSPLTILNRGYSITRDAENRIVRDAAQVEIGEGLSIRLAQGKLGVTVREKEE, from the coding sequence ATGACCCAGATTCCATTAGACCTGGTCCCGGAACGCAAACTCTACACCGTGGCAGAGCTGAGTCTTGCCGTCAAGGAACTGCTGGAGACGGGCTTTCCGGATGTCTGGGTGACAGGTGAAGTGTCAAATTTTCGGGCGGCCGCCTCGGGCCACTACTACTTCACTCTGAAGGATGCTTCCGCGCAGTTAAGAGCCGTGTGCTTTCGCAATCAAGCCCGGTATCTCAAATTTAGACCCGAGGACGGCCTCGCCGTCATCGCTCGTGGGCACCTGAGCGTTTATGAGGCGCGCGGCGAATACCAGCTTTACGTCGAGTACCTTGAACCGGCGGGGATGGGGGCCCTGCAGCTTGCTTTTGAGCAACTGAAGAAAAAACTCGCCACCGAAGGACTTTTCGATGAATCCCGCAAAAAGCCTTTACCAGTTCTTTCCCGGGCCATTGGCATTGTGACCTCGCCCAGCGGTGCAGCAGTTCGCGATATCTTGCGGGTGATCAAGCGCCGCTTTCCCAACATGAGCGTGTTTCTCTATCCGGCCACGGTCCAGGGCGCCAGTGCGGCGGGAGAGATCGTCGCTGGCATTGAATACTTCAATCAGCACCCCCTGGCCGACGTGATCATTGTCGGGCGCGGCGGTGGCTCGCTCGAAGACCTCTGGCCGTTTAATGAAGAGACCGTAGCCCGCGCCATCGTCGCTTCAAAGGTCCCCATCATTTCGGCCGTAGGACACGAAACCGACTTCACCATTTCTGACTTCGTCGCTGACCTCCGCGCGCCCACGCCCTCTGCCGCTGCCGAGTTAGTGGTCCGCCGCAGAGAAGATTTCATAGCTGAGGTTGCGAACCGCGTCCACCACATGTCCCAGGACATCAGGCTCCGGATTTCTGAATCGCGGTCCGAATTGACCGAGCTGCGCATGCACCGTGCATTGCAGCAATTTCCGACCCGCGTCCAGGAGCGCAGCCAGCGGATCGACGAGTCCGTGGCTGAAATGGAGCGATCCCTGCGTAGCCGTATTGAGGCAGCACGACGGCAGTTCCTCGAACTCACCGCGCGATTGTTTCGGTTCGAGCCCGGGCGGCTTTTGGAAATCCGATGGATACAAATCCAGCACCGGAAATCTCAACTGGGCAGAATTGAATCCGAAATGAGTATGCTGATCGCAGAGCGCCTGCACGCCGGTCGCGAGGCCTGGATGCGCGCTTTCTCCGGCGTTACGCGGTACGACCTCCACGGAACGCTCCTACTGAAGCTGGCATCCGTTCATGAGCGCGGCGCTGAACTCCAGGGCAGGATAGGCCGCATTATCACCGGCCATCGCCATCGGGTTGAGCACTACCAATCCCTCCTCGAAGAGCGTAGCCCTCTGACAATCCTGAATCGCGGCTACTCGATCACTCGCGACGCCGAAAACAGGATCGTCCGTGATGCTGCGCAGGTGGAGATTGGCGAAGGACTTTCGATTCGTCTCGCACAGGGTAAGCTTGGCGTGACGGTGAGAGAAAAAGAAGAGTAA
- a CDS encoding NAD(P)/FAD-dependent oxidoreductase yields MATENRDANREPSRDTRLNESHPRSAELSSSPNIHRRDLLKMGATILAGGLAAPLGCARPHTNHAKKVIIAGGGITGLSCGYELMKRGHEVVVLEAAGRAGGHVRTLHEGLADGLYADLGAEQFTKPGYDLYWEYVKEFNLPYLYYPRRMGLVRFIDGKFRTEEDLHDRGFLSKMGFNQREVDFLAQNAWWNLPMLYLRPYVEKFKDEYKPYEAGLNHLDQTKLGDMLRKNGASDRAIRTIGDTDGSALHVIWHAAILNLRGAPLYPPDVYRLKGGNQLMTDTLASKLGDRVRLNAPLTGIEHSDKGVRVTFRQSGKENNMEGDYLVCCMSAVMLRIIPVKPAWPEAKLFAINHVPYYSVARLVFQTKTPFWENEGRSINWETPDTSLELLWRIAEEVHTRRTALMGWAEASTSHEGALTAFSDFYPGKSSEIEKLIVHNWATDPWAMACETVTYSPGQLTKIWPTIIEPVGRVHFAGAYADNLNWGQEAGTRSARRVAEVIDRD; encoded by the coding sequence ATGGCCACTGAAAACCGTGATGCAAATAGGGAACCATCTCGCGACACTCGATTGAATGAATCCCATCCTCGCTCCGCAGAGTTATCGTCGTCACCCAATATTCATCGCCGTGACCTGCTCAAGATGGGTGCAACCATCCTCGCAGGCGGGTTGGCTGCGCCACTCGGATGCGCGCGTCCCCACACAAACCACGCTAAAAAAGTCATTATTGCGGGAGGTGGAATCACGGGACTATCGTGTGGGTACGAGTTGATGAAACGCGGTCATGAAGTCGTTGTCCTTGAAGCGGCAGGCCGCGCCGGTGGCCACGTTCGTACGCTTCATGAGGGGCTTGCCGACGGCCTTTATGCTGATCTTGGCGCGGAACAATTCACGAAGCCCGGTTATGATCTTTATTGGGAATACGTAAAAGAGTTTAACCTGCCCTACCTTTATTACCCTCGGCGCATGGGACTGGTCCGTTTCATTGACGGAAAGTTTCGCACAGAAGAGGACCTGCACGACCGGGGCTTTCTGAGCAAAATGGGATTCAACCAGCGAGAAGTTGATTTTCTTGCGCAGAATGCCTGGTGGAATCTCCCAATGCTGTATCTACGCCCCTACGTTGAAAAATTTAAAGACGAATATAAGCCCTACGAGGCCGGCTTGAACCACCTGGACCAGACGAAGCTGGGAGATATGCTTCGGAAAAATGGAGCCTCGGATCGCGCGATTCGCACCATCGGGGACACGGATGGTTCGGCGCTGCATGTCATCTGGCATGCCGCAATCCTGAATTTGCGCGGCGCACCTCTTTATCCTCCCGACGTTTACCGGCTCAAGGGCGGCAACCAGTTAATGACCGATACTCTTGCTTCGAAGCTGGGCGATCGGGTCCGACTGAACGCGCCGCTGACGGGGATTGAACACAGCGACAAAGGAGTTCGTGTAACTTTCCGACAATCCGGCAAAGAAAATAATATGGAAGGTGATTACCTGGTCTGCTGCATGTCAGCGGTGATGCTTCGCATTATTCCCGTCAAGCCAGCCTGGCCTGAGGCAAAACTTTTCGCAATCAACCATGTGCCTTATTATTCTGTGGCGCGTCTGGTATTTCAGACGAAAACTCCGTTCTGGGAAAATGAAGGCCGCAGCATCAACTGGGAAACTCCGGATACGAGCCTGGAGCTGCTTTGGCGCATAGCAGAAGAAGTTCATACCAGGCGGACCGCTTTGATGGGTTGGGCTGAAGCAAGCACCTCCCATGAGGGCGCTCTTACCGCCTTCAGCGATTTTTACCCGGGAAAATCGAGCGAAATTGAGAAATTAATTGTCCACAACTGGGCGACAGATCCCTGGGCCATGGCATGCGAAACAGTCACCTACTCTCCCGGTCAACTTACGAAGATTTGGCCCACCATTATCGAACCCGTTGGCCGCGTCCATTTTGCGGGGGCTTATGCGGACAACCTGAACTGGGGTCAGGAGGCCGGGACACGCTCTGCCCGACGTGTCGCAGAAGTAATCGACCGAGATTAA